The Euryarchaeota archaeon genomic sequence CAGGCCATAAAGGAGGCCGAGGTCATCGTCATCGACGAGGTCGGCAAGATGGAGATGGAGAGCGAGGCCTTCTGCGCGTCTGTCACGAAGGCACTCGACTGCCACAAGCCGATGCTCATGACACTGCACAAGAAGAGCAGGAATCCGCTTCTTCAGGACATCCGGCGAAGAGACGACATCCGCATCCTGGAGGTAACGAAGGTGAACAGGAACCTGCTGCCTTACAAGATAGAGAAGTTGCTTGAGGGCGAAGTGCTCTAGGGTACCCTGCGGTTGGGGCCGCGCGGCCCGGGCCTTCGGAGGACGCCTTCCGTTGCGCGACACCTCAAACTTTATTGCGAGTGCCCACTTGGGTCCTCCAAATGAACCCCGATGCCGCGCTTGCCGCGATCAAGGAGGGCGGCACCACCCTTCGCGTCCCCTCGGACCACAAGCAGCGCGGCCCCGGAAAGCGTCGCGGCCCGCTCTTCTACAACCGGGCGGGCGAGAAGAACCGCTCGCTTAGCGTCCTCATCGCCGCCACCGAGAACGCGCCGCGTCCGATATTCGCTCTCGACGGGCTTTCGGCCAGTGGAGTGCGCGGCCTTCGCTGGATGGTCGAGGCCGGCGTCAAGGACGTGACGTTGAACGATCGCGATCCGGCCGCCACGGAATTGGAGTTCAAGAACGCGGAGGCGAATTCGGTGGCGCCCCAGATAACGAACCGCGACCTCAATTCGCTGATGAGCGACGAGCGCTACGATCTCATCGACATAGACCCCTTCGGCACCCCGGCTCCGTTTCTCGACGCGATCGGCCGCTCGCTAAAACGTGGTGGCCTTGTCTCGATCACGGCCACCGACACCGCTTGCCTCGCCGGTACTTCTCCCGCCGCGTGCAAGCGCAAGTACCTCGCGACCCCGCTTCGCTTCGATGCGATGCATGAGACGGGGCTACGCATCCTCGCCGGTGCGGCGATCCGTGCGGCGGCGAAATACGACGTCGCGTTGAAGCCGCTTCTCGTCGAGACGGATCAGCATTATTACCGCGTCCATCTACGTTCGGCCGGGGGAGCGGCGACCGCGGACAAGACGCTTGACCGGTTGGGCGTGATGCAATACTGTACGTCATGCCTCCGAAGAGCCTTGCACACTGCTCCCGCCAAACATTGCGAGTGCGGCGGCCCGCTCGAAACAGCCGGCCCCCTCTGGGCGGGGCCGATCTTCGATGAATCCTTCATCGAGGAGCTTCACGGCATTCTCGGGAAACGCGAATTCCATTCCGCCACCCGCCTCGAGGCCCAACTGGGCCGGTTCGCCGAAGAGGCCCGCGTGGAATCGCCCTCGATCGACGTTCACGTCGTGGCCCGTGGCGTCAAGGCATCCTCCATCCCGTTTTCCGACATACTTCAAGGCCTACGCGCCGTCGGGTTCAAGGCTTCGAGGACGTCGCTCATCGACACGGGGATCCGCACCGATGCTTCCCCTAAGGAGATCCAGGCGATACTTCTCGAAGCAAAGGCCCGATGAGGCCGAGCGCTCCACCCGGTCGTGTCATTCTTCGTTCTCCGGTTTGTCCTGCGGAGGAAGGCCGAACCGTTTCGCGATGACGTAGATCTCGCTCGACGATTCGCGCGTCGCCGGCGGCCGATGGGTCCTCACTTTGCTGAACTTCGCCTCGACCAATTTCACGTAATCCTGGAAGAGGTCGCCTTCGAAGACCTTGACGACCAACCGGCCACCAGGCCGCAGTAACCGTGTCGCGACGAGAAGCGCGGTCTCCGCAAGGTGCACCGATCGCGCGTGGTCGGTCTCGTAGTGGCCCGAGATGTTGGGACTCATGTCCGAAAGCACTACGTCCACGCTAGCGCCGGCGGCCTTCCTCACTTCTTCCTCGACCTCGGGTTTCGTGACATCGCCCCGGAGGAACACGCAGCCCTCCTCGGGGTCGATGCGTTGCAAGTCGACGCCTACGACGCGGCCGTCCGGAGCCACGAGTTCCTTTGCGACCTGGCTCCATCCGCCCGGGGCGGCCCCGAGGTCGACGACGCAAAAACCGGGCCTGAAGATCTCGAACCGCTCGTTGATCGCCAGGAGCTTGTAAGCGGCGCGGGAGCGGTAACCCTCGCGCTTCGCTTTGCGGTAGAAGGCGTCGTTACGCCTTTCCTTCACCCAGCGCCTGACCACGGGGGCGGGAGAGGGCCCCGCACGATAGAGTTTTTGCATCGGGGCCGCCGCTCGCGGGCGAGGCGTCGAGGCGAGGCGCTTCAAGACGTCTCGAGAACGGTCAAACTTATCCGCCCCATCGACCTTCATCGAGCGTGAAGGCGAGAGCGCTCCTGCCGCTGATACTCGTTTTCGGCGGTTGTCTCAGTGTGGGCGCTCCCTCTTCCGGTTCTCCGTTGCAGCATCCGAAGCTCCTCCTGGCGGACGGCTACGACGGCCGCGTTGAAGTCTACGTGCACTCGGCTTTCGGAGAATTGAGGTATGACTGGTTGAACTTGAGCCTCGACAACGCGACGTCCATCGCGTTGAATGACACTTATGCGCTCAACAACAAGACGGGAAACTCTTCCTTCCACCTACGGATCGATGCCCTGCGCGCCGAGAACCGGTTCTACTATGAACTCGACTTCGCCTTGAACGCGTCCGGCGAGTCCGCCCGCATCACCCCTTACAAGGCCGGGGTCGCCTTGGTCCGTGAAGCGCGCGAGACCGCGTTGCCGTTCGAAAAGCTATTAGAGCGTGTGGATATTAACGGCCAGAAGGACGATGGCGCAACTTCCCCGTAGCTACGTGACGGCGCTGGCGCTTGTCGCCCTCGTCATCCTCTTCGTCGTTTTGGCCGCCTTCGGCATCATCCCGCTTGAAAGCCTGTTCCTGTTCCTCCTCGGGAACGTGTTCCTGCTCGTCACGATAATCGTCCTCGCTTTCCTCGGCGGGATGTTGATCGGCCTTTTCGTCGCTCATCGGATACTCCAGGGACGGGGCTTCACGCCGTTCGAACGGTCGATGATCGAGGCGCATCGCGACATCAAGGACCTCATCGCGCGCGTGGAAGAAGCCGAAGGTGAGATCAAGGTGAGGCTCGGGGCGCTTGAGAAGAAGATCGGGCCCTGAAAGCACCTCCGAGACATTCCGACTCTCAAACGGCCCATCCTTTCGCGAGCGGGCGCGCCTTCCCGGGCGCAAGGTCGTCCGCGGGCCTCGCGCCGTCGCCCGTTTCGATCGACCATGGTGGGGGCGCGTCAGAGGTATTTTTTACTCCCTCCACATTAACACGCGCGAATGCACTGGGCCGACGTCCTCGCTTCCGAACTCGTTGCCAAGAAACCCGTTGAAAAACAGGTCTTCGCCACAGCGATTACTCCATCCGGCCCGATCCACGTAGGCAACATGCGCGAGGTCCTCACGACCGAGGCGGTGTTCCGGGCCACCAAAGACCTTGGCGTCGCCTCGGAACTCATCTACATCGGTGACACGTTCGATCCACTGCGCAAAGTCTACCCGTTCCTGGACGCCGCGACCTATGCGCCTCACGTCGGTAAACCCCTTTCCGACATCCCCTGCCCTTGCGCCGGTCACGCGTCCTACGCCGAGCATTTCCTGCAGCCTTTCCTTGGGGCGCTTCATGAACTCGGCGTGGACCCGCGAGTACTCCTTGCCCATGAGATGTACCGTTCCGGGATGTACGTGGAGGCGACGAAGGTGGCGCTCGAGCGCACCTCGGAGATCAGGGAGATAATCGAGCGCGTGAGCAAGCGGGCCCTGCCCCGCAACTGGATCCCCTTCAATGTCCTCTGCCCATCGTGCGGACGCTTCAGCGGCGTCGTCCCGACGCTCTACGAATACCCGTTCATCGATTTCTCGTGCACGCTTCCCGCGAAGGGCGAGACCCCGGCGGGCTGCGGTCACGTCGGACGCTACGACATAACGAGGCCGGGAGGCGGAAAACTCCCTTGGCGCGTCGATTGGCCGGCACGCTGGGGGTTCCTAGGCGTCACATTTGAGGCCTTCGGCAAGGACCACGCCGCCGCGGGAAGCTCGTGGGACACTGGCACCGAGATCGCAAAGCGCGTCTACGATTACGAACCTCCCCACCATACGGTCTACGAGTTCGTCCTCATCAAGGGACAGGGTGCCATGCACTCATCGACCGGGACGGCCGTGGCTGCCACCGACATGCTCGCCATGACGCCGCCAG encodes the following:
- a CDS encoding tRNA (guanine(10)-N(2))-dimethyltransferase gives rise to the protein MNPDAALAAIKEGGTTLRVPSDHKQRGPGKRRGPLFYNRAGEKNRSLSVLIAATENAPRPIFALDGLSASGVRGLRWMVEAGVKDVTLNDRDPAATELEFKNAEANSVAPQITNRDLNSLMSDERYDLIDIDPFGTPAPFLDAIGRSLKRGGLVSITATDTACLAGTSPAACKRKYLATPLRFDAMHETGLRILAGAAIRAAAKYDVALKPLLVETDQHYYRVHLRSAGGAATADKTLDRLGVMQYCTSCLRRALHTAPAKHCECGGPLETAGPLWAGPIFDESFIEELHGILGKREFHSATRLEAQLGRFAEEARVESPSIDVHVVARGVKASSIPFSDILQGLRAVGFKASRTSLIDTGIRTDASPKEIQAILLEAKAR
- the lysS gene encoding lysine--tRNA ligase, which gives rise to MHWADVLASELVAKKPVEKQVFATAITPSGPIHVGNMREVLTTEAVFRATKDLGVASELIYIGDTFDPLRKVYPFLDAATYAPHVGKPLSDIPCPCAGHASYAEHFLQPFLGALHELGVDPRVLLAHEMYRSGMYVEATKVALERTSEIREIIERVSKRALPRNWIPFNVLCPSCGRFSGVVPTLYEYPFIDFSCTLPAKGETPAGCGHVGRYDITRPGGGKLPWRVDWPARWGFLGVTFEAFGKDHAAAGSSWDTGTEIAKRVYDYEPPHHTVYEFVLIKGQGAMHSSTGTAVAATDMLAMTPPAVLRFLMLRYQPERHIDFDTGLGILQLVDDYDKWEDAAFTGTSAPELQEAKRTYELAQPREIPRIRPQQVAYRHLVTVVQVAGGIEQVEAVLGRTGYISKLSDADREALRERVRHVKHWIERFAPEDVRFSLQATLTDEMAAAITPSERNTLQAVVAALGSVAWSPEAIHNAIHEAGARLGLKGGEAFKPVYKALLAKERGPRAGFFLASLDRDFVITRLAEASK
- a CDS encoding RlmE family RNA methyltransferase, with protein sequence MVRRWVKERRNDAFYRKAKREGYRSRAAYKLLAINERFEIFRPGFCVVDLGAAPGGWSQVAKELVAPDGRVVGVDLQRIDPEEGCVFLRGDVTKPEVEEEVRKAAGASVDVVLSDMSPNISGHYETDHARSVHLAETALLVATRLLRPGGRLVVKVFEGDLFQDYVKLVEAKFSKVRTHRPPATRESSSEIYVIAKRFGLPPQDKPENEE